One part of the Aurantibacillus circumpalustris genome encodes these proteins:
- a CDS encoding T9SS type A sorting domain-containing protein — protein sequence MKKTLALIILSAFSIHSNAQSWYEMMQQEGKTFYEVQAAANDFYKDKQDLPSIGFKQFKRWENYMEPRVYPSGDMSLPSKNLENFLEFLNQNQALGKSNSTSASTTYTAMGPMGPLSGVATNGFPRKAGRDNFITFHPTIPTTFWAGAPAGGLWKTTDGGITWTTNTDYLTVTGCSDLAVDPSNTNIMYLATGDGDSGDTYCIGVLKSTDGGLTWNATGLTFAVNQTRQMRRLVINPSNPQILLAATSSGLYRTTNGGTSWTTVLTGNWYDIEFKPGDPNTVYLGGNTTFGLSTNGGASFTTISSGFPTSGANRLAIAVTPADPAYVYVIRSNTSSNFGGLYRSINSGTSFSLMSTTPDVIANSCAGTASGNGQGWYDLAIAVSPNDKDRVDVGGVNVWSSNGGGATGSWTCTGCWIGTTAPSVYMKADQHDLEYSSTGSLYAASDGGIFRYNSTSWVDLNNQRNIAQIYKIGSSGITANKWVSGHQDNGTGIYTNGTYQASYAGDGMDCFIDRTNDNNIFVSTPNGNFNRSTNGGASYVGATTGMTGTGAWVSPWKQDPVLASRLYAGRTQLFVSNNLGANWAQAGTTGASGSIVEFAIAPSNNQVIYLIQGTSIRKTTNGASTWAGCANVGGSPTFITIDPNNENRLWVTVSGYTSGSKVFQSVNGGTSWTNISFNLPNLPANCSVFQPGSNDRLYVGMDVGVYTKDALSNTWALYNNGLPNTPISDFEISPAAPGLLRVATYGRGVYQVDLIQSTAVPTSNFNSIASICAGATSSFTDISTESPIGWNWSVNPITGVVINSSTSQNPTITFANSGTYTVSMIASNGFGTGSTATKTVVVNAIPSITVTSSEGSQTFCVGEEAVLSASGANTYTWLPGPTTGASMSLTVSLSTPTTFTVNAKSIEGCISNEVISLIVSECTGISNSKSATSQFEIYPNPANHYVKIKMKNVSESKVEIELTDVSGKVIRKTNHQFKKDSKEMEFDITELAKGVYFLDLKISTGNNQKYKFVKE from the coding sequence ATGAAAAAAACCTTAGCACTTATAATTCTTAGCGCATTTAGTATTCACTCTAATGCCCAATCATGGTACGAAATGATGCAGCAAGAAGGTAAAACCTTTTATGAAGTGCAAGCCGCTGCAAACGACTTTTATAAGGACAAACAAGATCTACCTTCCATTGGGTTCAAACAATTTAAACGCTGGGAAAATTACATGGAGCCTCGTGTTTATCCTTCTGGAGACATGAGTCTACCATCTAAAAACTTGGAGAATTTCTTAGAATTCTTAAACCAAAATCAAGCTTTGGGTAAATCAAATAGCACTTCAGCAAGTACTACTTACACTGCTATGGGACCCATGGGACCATTGTCTGGCGTGGCTACAAATGGATTTCCTAGAAAAGCAGGCAGAGATAATTTTATCACCTTTCATCCTACCATTCCAACCACTTTTTGGGCAGGTGCACCAGCTGGTGGGCTTTGGAAAACAACAGACGGAGGTATAACCTGGACAACAAATACTGACTATCTCACAGTTACTGGATGTTCAGATCTAGCAGTCGATCCTAGTAATACAAACATTATGTATCTGGCAACCGGCGACGGAGATTCGGGTGACACTTATTGCATTGGTGTATTAAAATCAACTGACGGGGGACTTACTTGGAATGCAACTGGCTTGACTTTTGCAGTAAATCAAACGCGTCAAATGCGTAGGCTTGTTATTAATCCAAGTAATCCTCAAATATTATTAGCCGCTACCAGTTCTGGTTTATACCGCACAACAAATGGAGGAACCTCTTGGACAACTGTTTTGACCGGTAACTGGTATGATATTGAGTTTAAACCAGGCGATCCAAATACTGTCTATTTAGGAGGAAATACAACCTTTGGCCTTTCAACAAATGGAGGAGCTTCTTTTACAACTATATCTAGCGGATTCCCAACTTCTGGAGCGAATCGTTTGGCTATTGCTGTAACTCCTGCCGATCCTGCTTACGTGTACGTGATAAGATCAAATACTAGCAGTAATTTTGGTGGTTTATACCGCTCCATAAATAGCGGCACTTCCTTTTCGTTAATGTCTACGACACCAGACGTTATTGCGAACTCTTGTGCTGGCACAGCCTCAGGAAATGGACAAGGTTGGTATGATCTGGCAATAGCAGTTTCTCCGAATGATAAAGACAGAGTAGATGTTGGTGGTGTGAATGTTTGGTCTAGCAATGGCGGAGGAGCCACGGGATCATGGACATGCACAGGTTGTTGGATTGGCACAACAGCCCCATCTGTATATATGAAAGCCGATCAGCATGATTTGGAATACAGTTCTACCGGTTCTCTTTACGCCGCATCAGACGGTGGAATTTTCAGATACAACAGTACAAGCTGGGTTGATTTAAATAATCAACGAAACATTGCACAAATATATAAAATAGGATCATCAGGCATTACCGCCAATAAATGGGTAAGTGGTCACCAAGATAACGGTACTGGTATTTATACAAACGGAACTTACCAAGCAAGCTACGCAGGTGATGGTATGGATTGTTTTATAGATCGCACAAACGATAATAATATTTTTGTATCCACTCCGAATGGAAATTTTAACAGAAGTACTAATGGTGGAGCTTCATACGTAGGCGCTACAACTGGCATGACAGGAACAGGTGCATGGGTATCTCCGTGGAAACAAGATCCTGTTCTAGCATCAAGATTATACGCAGGAAGAACGCAACTATTTGTGTCGAATAATTTAGGTGCTAATTGGGCCCAAGCAGGCACAACTGGAGCAAGCGGTTCAATTGTTGAATTTGCCATTGCCCCTTCCAATAATCAGGTTATTTATTTGATTCAGGGAACAAGTATTAGGAAAACTACAAATGGTGCCAGTACTTGGGCAGGATGTGCAAATGTTGGTGGTTCACCAACGTTTATTACCATTGATCCAAACAACGAAAATCGCTTGTGGGTTACTGTTAGTGGTTATACATCCGGCAGCAAAGTTTTTCAAAGCGTGAATGGTGGCACAAGTTGGACGAATATTTCATTTAATCTACCTAATCTTCCAGCTAATTGTTCAGTATTTCAACCTGGCAGCAACGATCGTTTATACGTTGGTATGGATGTTGGTGTTTATACAAAAGACGCCTTGTCAAACACATGGGCACTCTACAACAATGGTTTACCAAATACGCCAATATCAGATTTCGAAATTTCACCAGCAGCTCCTGGTTTATTAAGAGTTGCAACATACGGTAGAGGCGTTTATCAGGTAGATCTTATTCAGTCAACCGCGGTTCCAACAAGTAATTTTAACTCTATTGCGTCTATTTGCGCTGGAGCGACAAGTAGTTTCACCGATATTTCCACAGAATCGCCAATAGGTTGGAACTGGTCTGTGAACCCGATTACGGGTGTTGTAATCAATTCTTCCACTTCTCAAAACCCAACTATTACATTTGCCAACAGCGGCACATATACTGTTTCAATGATAGCCTCAAATGGATTTGGAACAGGATCAACTGCTACTAAAACCGTTGTCGTGAATGCTATACCTTCTATTACAGTGACTTCATCCGAAGGCTCGCAAACTTTTTGTGTAGGTGAAGAAGCAGTTTTGAGCGCTAGCGGAGCAAACACTTATACCTGGCTTCCAGGACCAACAACAGGTGCTTCGATGAGTTTGACGGTAAGTTTATCTACACCAACAACATTCACGGTTAATGCAAAATCAATAGAAGGTTGCATAAGCAATGAAGTGATTTCACTTATCGTTTCTGAATGTACAGGTATTTCTAATTCAAAATCTGCTACAAGTCAATTCGAAATTTACCCAAATCCTGCTAATCACTACGTAAAAATTAAAATGAAAAACGTTTCTGAAAGTAAGGTAGAAATTGAACTCACCGATGTTTCAGGTAAGGTGATTCGTAAAACAAATCATCAGTTTAAAAAAGACTCAAAAGAAATGGAATTTGATATAACTGAACTAGCAAAAGGTGTTTATTTTTTAGATCTAAAAATTTCTACCGGAAATAACCAGAAATATAAATTTGTAAAGGAGTAG
- a CDS encoding PP2C family protein-serine/threonine phosphatase: MMTSIRSWLIFSFTVILLICSVAVLLFVTSYNKSRKLEDYLFNLKTTRILLLQTNKVKEDILLGDYNETGFYSRDISLPEKKFQSLQKKTAYYLDYLEKSTITEHYKLNWKINKIKKEFLNYEETYRELIYLYKLKGFKNYGLEGKMREYAHLIYGYDNLKVQYFCLVLRKHEKDFLMRKELTYVHQFDRVTKSFIEFINESYSLSTKDKNYLLNNLYYYNKHFRNLARIENRIGIKGQNGYLNKSKQIFDNIALLIEDLDNELIQIKLEHKEKLSKDSSTIILILVCFLTLTIIFLSQLITKSVTSISKSFTKYINSGFNIDSVSFKRSKIKEFHLIYVSFLKMAQEIHVFTNFFREKVHERTLAINEQKDEILTQQLQIENQYKALLEKNNELNEQKQLLALKNKDVQESLRYAKRIQEALQPAKNKLKECFEDSFIYSKAKDVVSGDFYLMYRTNNEDGFLKDRIVFITADCTGHGVPGAIMSVLGINTLYKNIKELKNNDPGQILNLLDKDLNKVLAHEKQRNDIVADGMDIGVFAFDKETYILEYSIAKFAQVLVRQSEIIPLTTQKFSIGYSFFENEEKKFETSRIQLVRGDCLYLFSDGLPDQFGGPLNKKYKKNKLKTLIQNIHTLPMNEQKRIFKTEFVIWKKKLPQTDDLMVMGIRF; this comes from the coding sequence ATGATGACTAGTATCCGCTCCTGGCTGATTTTCTCTTTTACTGTTATCTTGTTAATTTGCTCTGTAGCGGTTCTATTATTTGTCACCTCTTATAATAAGTCTAGAAAGCTAGAAGATTATCTTTTTAATCTTAAAACGACCCGAATACTTTTATTACAGACAAATAAAGTAAAAGAAGATATTTTATTAGGAGATTATAACGAAACTGGTTTTTATTCTAGAGACATTTCTTTACCAGAGAAAAAATTTCAATCCTTACAAAAGAAGACGGCATATTACCTTGACTATCTCGAAAAATCAACTATTACAGAGCACTATAAGCTTAACTGGAAAATTAATAAAATTAAAAAGGAGTTTTTAAACTATGAAGAAACGTATCGCGAATTAATCTATCTCTATAAATTAAAAGGTTTCAAAAATTATGGATTGGAAGGCAAAATGCGGGAGTACGCGCATTTAATTTACGGGTATGACAATTTAAAGGTTCAATATTTTTGTCTCGTTTTAAGGAAACATGAAAAAGATTTTTTAATGCGAAAAGAACTTACCTATGTTCATCAATTTGATCGGGTAACAAAATCATTTATTGAATTTATTAACGAAAGTTATTCGCTCTCAACAAAGGACAAAAATTATCTTCTAAACAATTTATATTATTACAATAAACACTTTAGAAATTTAGCACGTATAGAGAATAGGATTGGAATTAAAGGGCAAAACGGATATCTTAATAAATCCAAACAAATATTCGATAACATTGCATTGCTTATAGAAGACCTGGACAATGAACTTATACAGATAAAATTAGAGCATAAAGAAAAACTAAGTAAAGATTCTAGTACAATTATTTTAATCTTAGTCTGTTTTTTAACGCTGACGATTATCTTCTTATCTCAACTAATAACTAAATCGGTAACATCTATTTCTAAATCATTTACCAAATACATTAATTCCGGATTTAATATTGATTCCGTTTCATTTAAACGTTCTAAAATAAAAGAATTCCATCTTATTTATGTTAGTTTTCTCAAGATGGCGCAAGAGATTCATGTTTTTACTAATTTTTTTCGTGAGAAAGTACACGAACGAACATTAGCGATTAACGAACAAAAAGATGAAATTCTTACCCAACAGTTACAAATTGAAAACCAGTACAAAGCTTTACTAGAAAAGAACAATGAACTAAACGAACAGAAACAATTGTTGGCGCTAAAAAATAAGGACGTACAAGAAAGTTTAAGGTATGCCAAACGTATACAAGAAGCTTTACAACCAGCTAAAAACAAATTAAAAGAATGTTTTGAAGACAGTTTTATTTACTCCAAAGCAAAAGATGTTGTTTCTGGAGATTTTTACTTAATGTATAGAACAAATAATGAAGACGGTTTTTTAAAAGATAGAATTGTATTTATTACTGCTGATTGCACCGGTCATGGCGTTCCGGGGGCTATTATGAGCGTGTTGGGTATTAATACACTTTACAAAAACATTAAAGAACTTAAGAATAACGATCCTGGTCAAATCTTAAATCTACTCGATAAAGATCTTAACAAAGTATTAGCTCATGAAAAGCAACGGAATGATATAGTGGCAGATGGCATGGACATTGGTGTTTTTGCATTTGATAAAGAAACTTATATCCTGGAATATAGTATTGCCAAATTTGCACAAGTCTTGGTGCGCCAATCAGAAATCATTCCCCTTACAACCCAAAAATTCAGCATCGGTTACAGCTTTTTTGAAAACGAAGAAAAGAAATTTGAAACTTCACGTATTCAACTTGTACGAGGCGACTGCCTTTATCTTTTTTCAGATGGTTTGCCAGATCAGTTTGGCGGGCCCTTAAACAAGAAATATAAAAAAAACAAACTTAAAACGTTAATTCAAAACATTCATACGCTGCCTATGAACGAACAAAAACGCATTTTTAAAACAGAATTTGTTATTTGGAAAAAAAAATTACCACAAACAGACGATCTAATGGTGATGGGAATACGCTTTTAG
- a CDS encoding DUF2798 domain-containing protein, producing the protein MKKLNKVQSIIVFTFLVSIAMSAIMSFGLLLVRVGWHEGFLKTWFFDYFLVDLWLSIPTGFTVVPLLKKFVDSISKESH; encoded by the coding sequence ATGAAAAAATTAAATAAAGTACAATCAATAATCGTGTTTACCTTTTTGGTTTCCATCGCGATGTCTGCAATAATGAGTTTTGGCCTACTATTAGTAAGGGTAGGATGGCATGAGGGATTTTTAAAAACTTGGTTCTTCGATTATTTTTTAGTTGATTTATGGCTTTCAATTCCCACAGGATTTACAGTTGTGCCTTTGCTAAAAAAATTCGTTGACAGTATTAGTAAAGAATCTCATTAG